In Streptomyces violaceusniger Tu 4113, one DNA window encodes the following:
- a CDS encoding YbaK/EbsC family protein: MVDSTPTPDAAAHPRFADALRELGLDVEVRRFPDATRTAAEAAAAIGCELSQIVKSLVFEADGQPVVVLMDGASRVDVELVRHELAAGSVRRANAALVRETTGYAIGGVPPFGHRTRTRVLADRRLLDHETVWAAAGNPHTVFPLDPKTLIAHADGTLVDVRERSA, encoded by the coding sequence ATGGTCGATTCCACTCCCACCCCTGACGCCGCCGCCCACCCCCGCTTCGCCGACGCCCTGCGCGAGCTCGGCCTGGACGTCGAGGTGCGCCGCTTCCCCGACGCCACCCGCACCGCCGCCGAGGCCGCCGCGGCCATCGGCTGTGAGCTGAGCCAGATCGTCAAGTCGCTGGTCTTCGAGGCGGACGGACAGCCGGTGGTGGTGCTGATGGACGGTGCGTCACGGGTCGACGTCGAGCTCGTACGGCACGAGCTGGCCGCCGGGAGCGTCCGCCGGGCGAACGCGGCGCTGGTACGGGAGACCACCGGCTACGCCATCGGCGGGGTGCCGCCCTTCGGCCACCGCACCCGCACCCGCGTCCTCGCCGACCGCCGGCTGCTGGACCACGAGACCGTATGGGCCGCGGCGGGCAACCCGCACACCGTCTTCCCGCTCGACCCCAAGACCCTGATCGCGCACGCCGACGGCACCCTGGTGGATGTGCGCGAACGGTCCGCGTGA
- a CDS encoding penicillin-binding transpeptidase domain-containing protein gives MRSGARAAIVGAVFAAMVGVAGCGGGQDDSSSAKDGASAGSGDDKPSLKNVKTGPPSAAEVKTTARAFLAAWSAGETAKAAALTDDTGAATTALGDYRKKAHVAKVALEPGQASGAKVPFSVNAQISSGGQSVPWTYASSLTVTRDTKTGKPVVGWKPSVVQPDLAEGDTLKTGASEAPPIKAVDRDGKELTAAEHPTLKTVLAALRERYGKKAGGKAGVETWIQRGKGSKSPDKTLKVLSKGTPGTLRTTIDASLQSTAEQQVSKRTKASVVAVKPSTGEVLAVANSPASGFNTALQGSYAPGSTMKIITSATLIDKGLAAYGKAHPCPKYFSYGGWKFQNDKKFEIKNGTFEQSFARSCNTAFISQAGKLKNDDLTNEARNVFGVGLNWQTGVPSFDGAVPAQSGASKAASLIGQGGVRMNPLNMASVAATASTGTFRQPFLVSPSLDDRTLAKASKTMKPSTHDQLRKLMRLTATSGTAAQAMAGMSGDFGAKTGSAEVDNQQKPNGWFSAYRDDIAAAGVVPEGGHGGDTAGPMVAALLRAGG, from the coding sequence ATGCGGAGTGGCGCGAGAGCCGCGATCGTCGGTGCGGTGTTCGCCGCCATGGTCGGTGTTGCCGGTTGCGGCGGCGGCCAGGACGATTCATCCAGTGCGAAGGACGGTGCGAGCGCCGGCTCGGGTGACGACAAGCCGTCCCTGAAGAACGTGAAAACCGGCCCGCCCAGCGCGGCCGAGGTCAAGACCACCGCCCGCGCGTTCCTGGCGGCCTGGTCGGCGGGCGAGACGGCGAAGGCCGCCGCCCTTACGGACGACACCGGCGCGGCCACCACGGCGCTGGGCGACTACCGCAAGAAGGCCCATGTGGCCAAGGTGGCGCTGGAGCCGGGGCAGGCGAGCGGTGCGAAGGTGCCGTTCTCGGTCAACGCCCAGATCTCCTCCGGCGGTCAGAGCGTCCCCTGGACGTATGCATCCTCGCTGACCGTCACCCGCGACACCAAGACCGGTAAGCCGGTCGTCGGCTGGAAGCCCTCGGTGGTGCAGCCCGACCTCGCCGAGGGCGACACCCTGAAGACCGGCGCGTCCGAGGCGCCGCCGATCAAGGCGGTGGACCGCGACGGCAAGGAGCTGACCGCCGCCGAGCACCCGACCCTCAAGACCGTCCTGGCCGCGCTGCGCGAGCGGTACGGCAAGAAGGCGGGCGGCAAGGCGGGCGTGGAGACCTGGATCCAGCGCGGCAAGGGCTCCAAGTCCCCCGACAAGACCCTGAAGGTGCTCTCCAAGGGCACCCCGGGCACGCTCCGTACGACGATCGACGCATCGCTCCAGAGCACCGCCGAGCAGCAGGTGAGCAAGCGCACCAAGGCGTCGGTGGTGGCGGTCAAGCCCAGCACCGGTGAGGTCCTCGCGGTGGCCAACTCCCCCGCGAGCGGCTTCAACACCGCCCTGCAGGGCTCGTACGCACCCGGCTCGACGATGAAGATCATCACCTCGGCGACGCTGATCGACAAGGGTCTGGCGGCATACGGCAAGGCCCATCCGTGCCCCAAGTACTTCTCGTACGGGGGCTGGAAGTTCCAGAACGACAAGAAGTTCGAGATCAAGAACGGCACCTTCGAGCAGAGCTTCGCCCGCTCCTGCAACACGGCCTTCATCAGCCAGGCGGGGAAGCTGAAGAACGACGACCTGACCAACGAGGCCCGGAACGTCTTCGGCGTCGGGCTCAACTGGCAGACCGGCGTGCCCTCGTTCGACGGGGCGGTGCCGGCGCAGTCGGGGGCCTCCAAGGCCGCCTCGCTGATCGGCCAGGGCGGGGTGCGGATGAACCCGCTCAACATGGCGTCGGTCGCGGCCACGGCCTCCACCGGCACCTTCCGCCAGCCGTTCCTCGTCTCGCCGTCGCTGGACGACCGGACCCTGGCCAAGGCGAGCAAGACGATGAAGCCGAGCACCCATGACCAGCTGCGCAAGCTGATGCGGCTGACCGCCACCTCGGGCACCGCCGCCCAGGCGATGGCCGGGATGAGCGGCGACTTCGGCGCCAAGACCGGTTCGGCCGAGGTGGACAACCAGCAGAAGCCCAACGGCTGGTTCAGCGCGTACCGCGACGACATCGCGGCCGCTGGTGTGGTCCCCGAGGGCGGCCACGGCGGCGACACCGCGGGCCCGATGGTGGCGGCGCTGCTGCGCGCGGGCGGCTGA
- a CDS encoding dolichyl-phosphate-mannose--protein mannosyltransferase codes for MSSDTATHAQPGKATGQQQPAWQRRLRRFGYAGQTRPGVRERLVPPYAEPGTRLWEVFGATPSAAARIARWSGWGGPLLVALCAGLTRFWRLGSPDNVIFDETYYAKDAWSIWEYGYEGTWPKAANDRILETPQHIPLSDAASYVVHPPVGKWVIGLGEQLFGLHPFGWRFMVALLGTVSVLMLCRIGRRLFRSTFLGCLAGALMAVDGLHYVMSRTALLDLVVMFFVLAAFGCLLVDRDQARARLAAALPADEDGTPRPDPAVARGLKLGARPWRIAAGVLLGLAIGTKWNGLYVLAAFGLMAVLWDVGSRRTAGALRPYRAVLRRDLGWAFVSLVPVAIVTYIASWSGWFASSGTADRVRGWRHSGYFRHWAESQKPDGGGYGTGGAFDWLLNPLRSLWHYESEVYQFHVNLDSPHVYQSNPWSWMVQSRPVSYFYESPRAGQEGCPTDAAEKCAREVLALGTPLLWWTGCFALLYLLFRWALRRDWRAGAILCGIAAGYLPWFLYQDRTIFSFYAVVFVPFLCLAVAMMIGALLGPPGASETRRVIGAVGSGALVLLIVWNFIYFFPLYTGQTMPMDSWRARMWLDTWI; via the coding sequence GTGAGCAGTGACACCGCGACCCACGCCCAGCCGGGCAAAGCCACCGGCCAGCAGCAGCCGGCCTGGCAGCGCCGGCTGCGCCGCTTCGGATACGCGGGCCAGACCCGGCCCGGCGTACGGGAGCGGCTGGTCCCGCCGTACGCCGAGCCGGGCACCCGGCTCTGGGAGGTCTTCGGCGCGACCCCCTCGGCGGCGGCCAGAATCGCCCGCTGGAGCGGCTGGGGCGGGCCGCTGCTGGTCGCGCTGTGCGCCGGGCTGACCCGTTTCTGGCGGCTTGGCAGCCCGGACAACGTCATATTCGACGAGACGTACTACGCCAAGGACGCCTGGTCGATCTGGGAGTACGGCTACGAGGGCACCTGGCCGAAAGCCGCCAACGACCGGATCCTGGAGACCCCGCAGCACATCCCGCTCAGCGACGCGGCCTCGTATGTGGTGCACCCGCCGGTGGGCAAGTGGGTGATCGGCCTCGGCGAGCAGCTCTTCGGGCTGCATCCGTTCGGCTGGCGCTTCATGGTCGCGCTGCTCGGCACGGTCTCGGTGCTGATGCTGTGCCGGATCGGGCGGCGGCTGTTCCGGTCGACGTTCCTCGGCTGTCTGGCGGGCGCGCTGATGGCCGTGGACGGGCTGCACTACGTGATGAGCCGCACGGCGCTGCTCGACCTGGTGGTGATGTTCTTCGTGCTGGCCGCCTTCGGCTGCCTGCTCGTCGACCGGGACCAGGCACGCGCCAGGCTGGCGGCGGCGCTGCCGGCCGATGAGGACGGCACACCGCGGCCGGATCCGGCGGTCGCCCGGGGCCTGAAGCTGGGCGCGCGGCCGTGGCGGATCGCGGCCGGGGTGCTGCTGGGCCTGGCCATCGGCACCAAGTGGAACGGGCTGTATGTGCTGGCGGCCTTCGGCCTGATGGCCGTCCTGTGGGACGTGGGCAGCCGCCGTACGGCGGGCGCCCTCCGCCCCTACCGGGCGGTGCTGCGGCGCGATCTGGGCTGGGCGTTCGTCTCGCTGGTGCCTGTGGCGATCGTCACGTACATCGCCTCCTGGTCGGGCTGGTTCGCCTCGAGCGGCACCGCCGACCGGGTGCGCGGCTGGCGGCACAGCGGCTACTTCCGCCACTGGGCCGAATCCCAGAAGCCGGACGGCGGCGGCTATGGCACCGGCGGCGCCTTCGACTGGCTGCTCAACCCGCTGCGCAGCCTGTGGCACTACGAGTCCGAGGTCTACCAGTTCCACGTCAACCTGGACTCGCCGCATGTCTACCAGTCCAACCCGTGGAGCTGGATGGTGCAGTCCCGCCCGGTCTCGTACTTCTACGAGTCCCCGCGGGCCGGCCAGGAGGGCTGCCCCACGGACGCCGCCGAGAAGTGCGCCCGTGAGGTGCTGGCCCTCGGCACCCCGCTGCTGTGGTGGACGGGCTGTTTCGCGCTGCTGTACCTGCTGTTCCGGTGGGCGCTGCGGCGCGACTGGCGGGCGGGCGCGATCCTGTGCGGGATCGCCGCGGGCTATCTGCCGTGGTTCCTCTACCAGGACCGGACGATCTTCTCCTTCTACGCCGTCGTCTTCGTGCCGTTCCTGTGCCTGGCGGTGGCGATGATGATCGGCGCGCTGCTGGGGCCGCCGGGAGCGAGCGAGACCCGCCGGGTGATCGGCGCGGTCGGCTCGGGCGCGCTCGTTCTGCTGATCGTCTGGAACTTCATCTACTTCTTCCCGCTCTACACGGGCCAGACGATGCCGATGGACTCCTGGCGTGCCCGGATGTGGCTGGATACCTGGATCTGA
- the rsmI gene encoding 16S rRNA (cytidine(1402)-2'-O)-methyltransferase, with the protein MTGTLVLAGTPIGDTADAPPRLAAELAAADVIAAEDTRRLRRLTQALDVRPAARVVSYFEGNESARTPELVESLAEGARVLLVTDAGMPSVSDPGYRLVAAAVERGITVTAVPGPSAVLTALAVSGLPVDRFCFEGFPPRKAGERLTRLREVADERRTLVWFEAPHRLDDTLAAMAEVFGPDRRAAVCRELTKTYEEVRRGPLAELAAWAAEGVRGEITIVVEGAPAPGPEEAGPAELARRVAVREEAGERRKEAIAAVAQEAGLPKRQVFDAVVAAKNATGSAPREGKAQ; encoded by the coding sequence GTGACTGGAACGCTCGTACTGGCAGGGACCCCCATCGGCGACACGGCGGACGCGCCCCCGAGGCTGGCCGCCGAACTCGCGGCCGCCGACGTGATCGCCGCCGAGGACACCCGGCGGCTGCGCCGCCTCACCCAGGCCCTGGACGTGCGCCCGGCCGCGCGGGTGGTGTCCTATTTCGAGGGCAACGAGTCGGCCCGCACGCCCGAGCTGGTCGAGTCGCTGGCCGAGGGCGCCCGGGTGCTGCTGGTCACCGACGCGGGCATGCCGTCGGTCTCCGACCCCGGCTACCGCCTGGTCGCCGCCGCCGTGGAGCGCGGGATCACCGTCACCGCCGTGCCCGGCCCGTCCGCGGTGCTCACCGCCCTGGCCGTGTCCGGGCTGCCGGTGGACCGCTTCTGCTTCGAGGGGTTCCCGCCGCGCAAGGCGGGGGAGCGGCTGACGCGGTTGCGCGAGGTCGCCGACGAGCGCCGCACCCTGGTCTGGTTCGAGGCCCCGCACCGGCTGGACGACACCCTGGCGGCCATGGCCGAGGTGTTCGGCCCGGACCGCCGCGCCGCGGTGTGCCGGGAGCTGACCAAGACGTACGAGGAGGTGCGGCGCGGCCCGCTGGCGGAGCTGGCCGCCTGGGCGGCGGAGGGCGTGCGCGGCGAGATCACCATCGTGGTCGAGGGCGCCCCCGCGCCCGGCCCCGAGGAGGCGGGCCCCGCCGAGCTGGCCCGCCGGGTCGCGGTGCGCGAGGAGGCCGGTGAGCGCCGTAAGGAGGCCATCGCGGCGGTCGCGCAGGAGGCCGGGCTGCCCAAGCGGCAGGTGTTCGACGCCGTGGTGGCGGCGAAGAACGCGACGGGAAGCGCGCCACGAGAAGGTAAAGCACAGTAG
- a CDS encoding TatD family hydrolase encodes MAKTASTPGGSGKASGAQKEKDAPPPPPEPLRVPVADSHTHLDMQPGTVEEALAKAASVGVTTVVQVGCDLAGSQWAAETAAAHESVWATVALHPNEAPRIVLGDPDGWSRQGARQPGGDAALDAALGQIAALAALPQVRGVGETGLDYFRTGPEGMAAQERSFRRHVAIAKEHGKALVIHDREAHDDVLRVLAEEGAPDTVVFHCYSGDAAMAKVCAERGYYMSFAGNVTFKNAQPLRDALAAAPLDLVLVETDAPFLTPVPYRGRPNAPYLIPLTLRAMAEVKGVPEDTLATAVAANTARVFGY; translated from the coding sequence ATGGCGAAAACAGCATCGACCCCCGGCGGCAGTGGCAAGGCGAGCGGCGCGCAAAAGGAAAAGGACGCGCCCCCGCCGCCGCCGGAGCCCCTGCGGGTCCCGGTCGCCGATTCCCACACCCACCTGGACATGCAGCCGGGCACGGTCGAGGAGGCACTGGCCAAGGCCGCCTCGGTCGGCGTGACGACCGTCGTCCAGGTGGGATGTGATCTGGCCGGGTCCCAGTGGGCGGCCGAGACCGCGGCGGCGCACGAGAGCGTCTGGGCCACCGTGGCCCTGCACCCCAACGAGGCGCCGCGCATCGTCCTCGGCGACCCCGACGGCTGGTCCCGGCAGGGGGCGCGGCAGCCCGGCGGCGACGCCGCCCTGGACGCGGCCCTCGGCCAGATAGCGGCCCTCGCCGCCCTGCCCCAGGTGCGGGGCGTGGGCGAGACCGGCCTGGACTACTTCCGCACCGGCCCCGAGGGCATGGCCGCCCAGGAGCGCTCGTTCCGCCGCCATGTCGCCATCGCCAAGGAGCACGGCAAGGCGCTGGTCATCCACGACCGCGAGGCCCACGACGATGTGCTGCGGGTGCTCGCCGAGGAGGGTGCGCCCGACACCGTCGTCTTCCACTGCTACTCCGGTGACGCGGCCATGGCGAAGGTCTGCGCCGAGCGCGGCTACTACATGTCGTTCGCGGGCAACGTCACCTTCAAGAACGCCCAGCCGCTGCGCGACGCCCTCGCCGCCGCCCCGCTCGACCTCGTCCTCGTCGAGACCGACGCGCCGTTCCTGACCCCCGTCCCCTACCGCGGACGGCCTAACGCTCCGTATCTGATTCCGCTCACCCTGCGGGCCATGGCCGAGGTCAAGGGCGTCCCCGAGGACACCCTGGCGACCGCCGTAGCGGCCAATACGGCGCGCGTCTTCGGCTATTGA
- a CDS encoding resuscitation-promoting factor, translated as MECYGSVLVSRRGSHRVSGGRAAARRAARRGATGRTDPMRRLLPQAMVVAALAGGTSAFVAQDKAVRLSVDGDARTLHTYADDVGELLADQDVRVGEHDIVAPAPGERLANGDEIAVRYGRPVTLTLDGERRRVWTTAHTVDDALRQLGVRAEGAYLSASRSAAITSRGLLLHVRTERTVTFLADGREHTIRTNAATVGEALAATGLTLRGQDTTSVPQDSFPRDGQTVTVMRITGGKEVRDEPVPFTTVRRADPTLPKGTELVARPGEPGTLRTSYRVRSVNGVRQRPRKIRSEIVEPPVARIVRVGTMTVPARVGGPADGLDWRAMARCESGGRADAVDGSGHYGGLYQLDQGTWRDLGGHGRPQDAPPAEQTYRAKKLYQQRGTGPWPTCGRKLQH; from the coding sequence GTGGAGTGTTACGGGAGTGTTCTTGTGAGCCGTAGGGGCAGCCACCGCGTCTCGGGCGGCCGAGCCGCCGCCCGCCGAGCCGCCCGCCGCGGCGCCACCGGCCGGACCGACCCGATGCGCCGGCTGCTGCCGCAGGCGATGGTGGTCGCCGCGCTGGCGGGCGGCACCTCCGCCTTCGTCGCCCAGGACAAGGCCGTACGGCTCAGCGTCGACGGCGACGCGCGCACCCTGCACACCTACGCCGACGACGTGGGCGAGCTGCTGGCGGACCAGGACGTCCGCGTCGGCGAGCACGACATCGTCGCCCCCGCGCCCGGGGAACGGCTCGCCAACGGCGACGAGATCGCCGTCCGCTACGGCCGCCCGGTCACCCTCACCCTCGACGGCGAGCGCCGCCGGGTGTGGACCACCGCCCACACGGTTGACGACGCACTGCGCCAACTGGGCGTACGTGCCGAGGGCGCGTATCTCTCCGCCTCCCGCTCCGCCGCCATCACCAGCCGCGGCCTGCTCCTGCACGTGCGCACCGAGCGCACTGTCACCTTCCTCGCCGACGGGCGCGAACACACCATCCGTACGAACGCGGCCACCGTCGGCGAGGCCCTCGCCGCCACCGGGCTCACCCTGCGCGGCCAGGACACCACCTCCGTCCCCCAGGACAGCTTCCCGCGCGACGGCCAGACCGTGACGGTGATGCGGATCACCGGCGGCAAGGAGGTCCGCGACGAGCCGGTGCCCTTCACCACCGTCCGCCGCGCCGACCCCACCCTCCCCAAGGGCACCGAGCTCGTGGCGCGGCCCGGCGAACCGGGCACCCTGCGCACCAGCTACCGGGTGCGCAGCGTCAACGGCGTACGGCAGCGGCCGCGGAAGATCCGCAGCGAGATCGTCGAGCCGCCGGTGGCCCGGATCGTGCGGGTCGGCACCATGACCGTGCCCGCCCGCGTCGGGGGCCCTGCGGACGGGCTCGACTGGCGGGCGATGGCGCGCTGCGAATCGGGCGGCCGGGCGGACGCGGTCGACGGCTCCGGCCACTACGGCGGCCTCTACCAGCTCGACCAGGGCACCTGGCGCGACCTCGGCGGCCACGGCCGCCCCCAGGACGCGCCCCCGGCCGAACAGACCTACCGGGCCAAGAAGCTCTACCAGCAGCGCGGCACCGGCCCGTGGCCGACGTGCGGGCGCAAGCTCCAGCACTAG
- the rsmA gene encoding 16S rRNA (adenine(1518)-N(6)/adenine(1519)-N(6))-dimethyltransferase RsmA codes for MSSTDPDVLLGPADIRALAARLGVRPTKQRGQNFVIDANTVRRIVRTAGVRPEDVVVEVGPGLGSLTLALLEAADRVTAVEIDDVLAAALPATVEARLPHRADHFALVHHDALRVTELPGPAPTALVANLPYNVAVPVLLHMLGRFPTIERTLVMVQAEVADRLAAPPGSKVYGVPSVKAAWYAHVKRAGAIGRNVFWPAPNVDSGLVSLIRRDEPLRTTATREEVFAVVDAAFAQRRKTLRAALAGWAGSAGAAEEALKAAGVSPQARGESLTVEDFAAIAEHGPAAS; via the coding sequence GTGAGCTCCACCGATCCCGATGTCCTGCTCGGCCCCGCCGACATCCGCGCTCTCGCGGCGCGGCTCGGCGTACGCCCGACCAAACAGCGCGGCCAGAACTTCGTCATCGACGCCAACACGGTCCGCCGCATCGTCCGGACCGCCGGGGTACGCCCCGAGGACGTGGTCGTCGAGGTCGGCCCCGGGCTCGGCTCGCTGACCCTCGCGCTGCTGGAGGCCGCCGACCGGGTCACCGCCGTCGAGATCGACGACGTCCTCGCCGCAGCCCTCCCCGCGACCGTCGAGGCCCGGCTGCCGCACCGCGCCGACCACTTCGCGCTGGTGCACCACGACGCCCTGCGGGTGACCGAACTGCCGGGCCCCGCCCCGACCGCCCTGGTCGCCAACCTGCCCTACAACGTCGCCGTGCCCGTGCTGCTCCATATGCTCGGGCGCTTCCCGACCATCGAGCGGACCCTGGTCATGGTGCAGGCCGAGGTCGCCGACCGGCTCGCCGCCCCACCCGGCTCCAAGGTCTACGGCGTCCCCTCCGTGAAGGCCGCCTGGTACGCCCACGTCAAGCGCGCGGGCGCGATCGGCCGCAACGTCTTCTGGCCCGCCCCCAACGTCGACTCCGGCCTGGTCTCGCTGATACGCCGGGACGAGCCCCTGCGCACCACTGCCACCCGGGAAGAGGTCTTCGCGGTCGTGGACGCGGCGTTCGCCCAGCGCCGCAAGACCCTCCGGGCGGCGCTCGCGGGCTGGGCCGGGTCGGCGGGGGCCGCGGAGGAGGCACTGAAGGCCGCCGGGGTCTCGCCGCAGGCGCGCGGCGAATCGCTGACGGTGGAGGACTTCGCGGCGATCGCCGAACACGGCCCCGCGGCGTCCTGA
- a CDS encoding 4-(cytidine 5'-diphospho)-2-C-methyl-D-erythritol kinase, which produces MTRPVTARVPAKVNVQLAVGGLRPDGFHDLANVFLAVGLHDEVTATPADTLRITVEGADAGQVPLDHTNLAARAAVALAERHGIAPGVHLHIAKDIPVAGGMAGGSADAAGALLACDALWGTKTARDELLHICADLGSDIPFSLVGGAALGRGRGELLTPLETGGTFHWVFAVADGGLSTPAVYRECDRLRETSGAGAGAADVTDPEPSQALLDALRTGDATALAAAVSNDLQPAALSLRPALAATLRAGADAGALASLVSGSGPTCAFLAKDTEAAQAVAGALAASGTCRTVRITSGPVPGARLVDA; this is translated from the coding sequence GTGACCCGCCCCGTGACCGCCCGTGTGCCCGCCAAGGTCAACGTCCAGCTCGCGGTCGGCGGGCTGCGCCCCGACGGGTTCCACGATCTGGCCAACGTCTTCCTCGCCGTCGGGCTCCACGACGAGGTCACCGCCACCCCCGCCGACACCCTCCGCATCACCGTCGAGGGCGCGGACGCCGGCCAGGTGCCGCTGGATCACACCAACCTGGCCGCCCGCGCCGCCGTCGCCCTCGCCGAACGGCATGGCATCGCGCCCGGCGTCCACCTCCACATCGCCAAGGACATCCCCGTCGCGGGCGGCATGGCGGGCGGCAGTGCCGACGCCGCCGGGGCGCTGCTGGCCTGCGACGCGCTGTGGGGCACCAAAACCGCCCGCGACGAACTCCTCCACATCTGCGCCGACTTGGGCAGCGACATCCCCTTCAGCCTCGTCGGCGGCGCCGCCCTCGGCCGGGGCCGGGGCGAGCTGCTGACCCCGCTGGAGACCGGCGGCACCTTCCACTGGGTGTTCGCCGTGGCCGACGGCGGACTGTCCACCCCCGCCGTCTACCGCGAATGCGACCGGCTGCGCGAGACGTCCGGCGCGGGTGCGGGCGCCGCCGACGTCACGGACCCCGAGCCCTCCCAGGCGCTGCTGGACGCGCTGCGCACCGGCGACGCCACCGCGCTGGCCGCCGCCGTATCCAATGATCTGCAGCCCGCCGCGCTGTCGCTGCGCCCCGCGCTCGCCGCCACCCTGCGCGCCGGTGCGGACGCGGGCGCGCTCGCCTCCCTCGTCTCCGGCTCGGGCCCGACCTGCGCCTTCCTGGCCAAGGACACCGAGGCCGCGCAGGCGGTGGCGGGCGCGCTGGCCGCCTCGGGCACCTGCCGCACGGTCCGGATCACCTCCGGCCCGGTCCCCGGGGCACGGCTCGTGGACGCCTGA
- a CDS encoding ABC-F family ATP-binding cassette domain-containing protein, which translates to MATNLVNVESVGKVYGTRALLDGVSLGVNEGDRIGVVGRNGDGKTTLIRILAKLEPADDGRVTHAGDLRLGVLTQHDSLDPEATIRHEVIGDLADHEWAGNAKIRDVLTGLFGGLDLPGFPQGLDTVIGPLSGGERRRIALAQLLIAEQDLIVLDEPTNHLDVEGISWLAGHLRARRSALVVVTHDRWFLDQVCTRMWDVQRGAVHEYEGGYSDYVFARAERERIAATEETKRQNLMRKELAWLRRGAPARTSKPRFRIDAANALIADVPAPRDSAELMRFANSRLGKTVFDLEDVTVTAGPKMLLKHLTWQLGPGDRIGLVGVNGAGKTSLLRALAEAARSEGEQQPAAGRVTVGKTVKLAYLSQEVAELDPNLRVLEAVEQVRQRVDLGKGREMTASQLCEKFGFTKEKQWTPVGDLSGGERRRLQILRLLMDEPNVLFLDEPTNDLDIETLTQLEDVLDSWPGSLVVISHDRYFIERTTDRVLALLGDAALRMLPRGVDEYLERRQRALAVAAPAAAPAKQKPDEQVARQRSAAEQRAAKKELQKIERRLARISEQESDLHTRIAEHATDFSKVAELDTRLRELTGERDDLETQWLELADDA; encoded by the coding sequence ATGGCGACCAACCTGGTCAACGTTGAATCCGTCGGCAAGGTGTACGGCACCCGTGCGCTGCTGGACGGCGTCTCCCTCGGGGTGAACGAGGGCGACCGCATCGGCGTCGTCGGCCGCAACGGCGACGGCAAGACCACGCTCATCCGGATCCTCGCCAAGCTGGAGCCCGCCGACGACGGCCGCGTCACCCACGCCGGGGATCTGCGGCTCGGCGTGCTCACCCAGCACGACTCCCTCGACCCCGAGGCCACCATCCGCCATGAGGTGATCGGCGATCTCGCCGACCACGAGTGGGCGGGCAACGCCAAGATCCGGGATGTGCTCACCGGGCTGTTCGGCGGGCTCGACCTGCCCGGCTTCCCGCAGGGGCTCGACACCGTCATCGGCCCGCTCTCCGGCGGTGAGCGCCGCCGTATCGCGCTCGCCCAGCTCCTGATCGCCGAGCAGGACCTGATCGTCCTCGACGAGCCCACCAACCACCTCGACGTCGAGGGCATCTCCTGGCTGGCCGGGCATCTGCGCGCCCGCCGCTCGGCCCTGGTGGTGGTCACCCACGACCGCTGGTTCCTCGACCAGGTCTGCACCCGGATGTGGGACGTCCAGCGCGGCGCCGTCCATGAGTACGAGGGCGGCTACAGCGACTACGTCTTCGCCCGCGCCGAGCGCGAGCGCATCGCCGCCACCGAGGAGACCAAGCGGCAGAACCTGATGCGCAAGGAGCTCGCCTGGCTGCGCCGCGGCGCCCCCGCCCGCACCAGCAAGCCCCGCTTCCGCATCGATGCCGCCAACGCGCTGATCGCCGATGTGCCGGCGCCGCGTGACAGCGCCGAGCTGATGCGGTTCGCGAACTCCCGGCTCGGCAAGACCGTCTTCGACCTGGAGGACGTGACCGTCACCGCCGGGCCCAAGATGCTGCTCAAGCATCTGACCTGGCAGTTGGGGCCCGGCGACCGGATCGGCCTGGTGGGGGTGAACGGCGCGGGCAAGACCTCGCTGCTGCGCGCCCTGGCCGAGGCCGCCCGCAGCGAGGGCGAACAGCAGCCCGCCGCGGGCCGGGTCACGGTCGGCAAGACAGTAAAGCTCGCGTATCTGTCCCAGGAGGTCGCCGAACTCGACCCGAACCTGCGGGTCCTGGAGGCCGTCGAGCAGGTGCGGCAGCGCGTCGACCTGGGCAAGGGCCGGGAGATGACCGCCTCGCAGCTATGCGAGAAGTTCGGCTTCACCAAGGAGAAGCAGTGGACCCCGGTCGGCGATCTCTCCGGCGGTGAGCGGCGCCGGCTGCAGATCCTGCGGCTGCTGATGGACGAGCCCAATGTGCTCTTCCTGGACGAGCCCACCAACGACCTGGACATCGAGACCCTGACCCAGCTCGAGGACGTGCTCGACAGCTGGCCCGGCTCGCTCGTGGTCATCAGTCACGACCGCTACTTCATCGAGCGCACCACCGACCGGGTGCTCGCGCTGCTGGGCGACGCCGCCCTGCGGATGCTGCCGCGCGGCGTGGACGAGTACCTGGAGCGGCGGCAGCGCGCCCTGGCCGTGGCCGCCCCGGCCGCCGCGCCCGCCAAGCAGAAGCCGGACGAACAGGTCGCCCGGCAGCGGTCGGCCGCCGAGCAGCGGGCCGCCAAGAAGGAACTCCAGAAGATCGAGCGGCGGCTGGCCCGGATCAGCGAGCAGGAGTCCGACCTGCATACGCGGATCGCCGAGCACGCCACGGACTTCTCCAAGGTCGCCGAGCTCGACACCCGACTGCGGGAGCTGACGGGGGAGCGGGACGACCTGGAGACCCAGTGGCTGGAGCTGGCCGACGACGCCTGA